The following coding sequences lie in one Haematobia irritans isolate KBUSLIRL chromosome 3, ASM5000362v1, whole genome shotgun sequence genomic window:
- the LOC142231629 gene encoding nucleoside hydrolase-like: MENSEQVGGDGRYVICDCDIGNDDAWALLMLIKGEEFFKKLLQKPHTFSVVQSRSYEILGVTCVRGNTDVDNGVRNALRVLDSVDRLDIPVYRGCDHSIIPPNFEHKFFHGRDGFGDIPNLPVVTSTKVQDEHAVNMMYRNVCQYPKKVDFLLLGPLTNFAVCINMYGQDFLDKVGNLYIMGGNYRGKGNVTKSAEFNFMLDPEAAHIVFESIEKPMVVVPWETCIDGEMNYDLDWRFEVFGKVDSKAMRLMNAVENAFLRPLGYAKWIVCDALAVVSFLFPELTITRSRLYYATIELAGRHTRGQMVLDHKRKDQGNTRVIMNLHKENYQTILSWTGGLVEDAEIEKLLLQQCNGHDNK, from the exons ATGGAAAACTCAGAGCAAGTGGGTGGTGATGGTAGATATGTAATTTGTGACTGTGACATTGGCAATGATGATGCTTGGGCCCTGCTAATGCTCATTAAGGGTGAAGAATTTTTCaagaaacttttacaaaaaccaCATACCTTTAGTGTGGTCCAATCGCGTTCCTATGAGATACTTGGTGTAACATGTGTCCGCGGTAATACGGATGTGGACAATGGAGTGCGTAACGCTTTACGTGTTTTGGATAGTGTTGATCGGTTGGAT ATACCCGTCTACAGAGGCTGTGATCATTCAATAATCCCTCCAAATTTCGAACACAAATTCTTCCATGGCCGTGatggttttggagatattccgaATTTGCCAGTGGTAACCAGTACTAAAGTACAAGATGAGCATGCTGTAAATATGATGTACCGAAATGTATGCCAG TATCCCAAAAAAGTGGATTTTCTTTTACTTGGACCTTTGACCAATTTTGCCGTCTGTATTAATATGTATGGTCAAGATTTTCTGGATAAAGTGGGAAATCTATATATTATGGGTGGAAACTATAGAG gcaaGGGTAATGTTACCAAAAGTgctgaatttaattttatgttggATCCTGAAGCAGCCCATATTGTATTTGAAAGTATTGAGAAGCCCATGGTGGTAGTTCCTTGGGAAACATGTATTGATGGTGAAATGAATTATGATTTG GATTGGCGTTTCGAAGTCTTTGGCAAAGTGGATTCCAAGGCCATGCGTCTAATGAATGCTGTAGAAAATGCCTTTCTACGTCCTTTAGGTTATGCCAAATGGATTGTTTGCGATGCTTTGGCTGTGGTATCATTCCTTTTTCCCGAATTAACGATTACTAGAAGTCGCCTCTATTATGCAACCATTGAATTGGCCGGACGCCATACCCGAGGTCAAATGGTACTCGATCACAAGCGAAAGGACCAGGGCAATACGAGAGTTATTATGAATTTACATAAGGAAAATTATCAGACAATACTTTCGTGGACTGGGGGTTTGGTTGAAGATgcggaaattgaaaaattattattgcAACAATGTAATGGACAtgataacaaataa